The Fimbriimonadaceae bacterium nucleotide sequence TTCCTATTATGGACGAAGGACCTGCGAGTCGGGTTCCGCCGCCCCCGGTCACGCCGAACAAGGGCTCGGCTGGCACCGGCTGGGACGGAGATGAAACTGAGGCTACGCCGGCGACTCCACAAACCACAAACCACAAGCCTGGGTTCCTCGACTTCGCTCGAGATGACTGGGCGCGCGAGGAGATCTCTCTGCCGGTAAACTCTCGCCATGCCGAAACTTGTTTGGCTCAACGGCAATCTCTCGCCACTCGAATCTGCCGTCACCAGCGTCGCGGACCACGCGCACTTGTACGGCGACGGCCTCTTCGAAGGGATTCGGATCTACCATCACAAGGTCTTCAAACTCGACGAGCATCTCCGCAGGCTCTACCATGGGTGCGCCTACCTCGGGTACCAGATGTCGATCGGGTTCGACGAGCTGCGCGCGCTGGTGCTCGACGTCTGCCGCCAGGCGGGTTTCGACGACGGCTACATCCGCCTCAACGTCACGCGCGGGACCGGGCTCGGGCTCGATCCGAGCAAGATCGACGCGCATCCCAACGTGATGATCATGGTCTCGAGCCTGGCACTCTACGGGCCGGAAGTGTACGAGCGGGGCCTGTCGGTCGCCTCTTCGGCGATCCGCGTGATTCCCCCCGACTCGCTCGATCCGCGCGTGAAGTGCATCGGCCGCTACGCGTCCAACATCCTCGCCAAGCAACTGGCGAACCGCGCCGGGGCGGACGAGGGGCTGATGCTCAACCACCAGGGCTACGTCGCCGAAGGAACGGGCAACAACCTGTTCCTGGCCAACGGCAAGACGCTGCGCACGCCCCACCCGTCGTCCGGAATCCTGCAGGGGATTACCCGGAACACGGTCATCGAGCTGGCGCGCGGCGCGGGCTACAAGGTCGTTGAAGAGCTGCTGACGCCCTACGATGTCTTCACCGCCGACGAGGCGTTCTTCTGCGGGACCGCGACGGAAGTGATCGCGATGGTCTCCCTCGACAAGACGCCGATCGGCACCGGGAAGCCGGGCCCGATCACCGCGGAGATCGTGGAGCTGTTCAAAGACCATACGCACTGCGGAGTCGCTTTTTGA carries:
- the ilvE gene encoding branched-chain-amino-acid transaminase; this encodes MPKLVWLNGNLSPLESAVTSVADHAHLYGDGLFEGIRIYHHKVFKLDEHLRRLYHGCAYLGYQMSIGFDELRALVLDVCRQAGFDDGYIRLNVTRGTGLGLDPSKIDAHPNVMIMVSSLALYGPEVYERGLSVASSAIRVIPPDSLDPRVKCIGRYASNILAKQLANRAGADEGLMLNHQGYVAEGTGNNLFLANGKTLRTPHPSSGILQGITRNTVIELARGAGYKVVEELLTPYDVFTADEAFFCGTATEVIAMVSLDKTPIGTGKPGPITAEIVELFKDHTHCGVAF